One window of Thermodesulfobacteriota bacterium genomic DNA carries:
- the gcvH gene encoding glycine cleavage system protein GcvH gives MAQAVEELKYTNDHEWAHEEADVLVIGITDYAQDSLGEIVYIELPSEGDEITKGDPFGAVESTKAVSDLYAPVSGDVVEVNEVLLDSPEL, from the coding sequence ATGGCACAGGCAGTTGAAGAACTCAAATATACCAACGATCATGAGTGGGCGCATGAAGAGGCAGATGTGCTCGTAATCGGCATAACCGATTATGCCCAGGACTCTCTTGGAGAGATCGTATATATTGAGCTTCCGAGCGAGGGGGATGAAATTACCAAGGGAGATCCCTTTGGAGCGGTTGAATCAACAAAGGCAGTGTCTGATCTATATGCACCCGTGAGCGGAGATGTTGTGGAAGTAAATGAGGTGCTCTTGGATTCGCCTGAACT
- the gcvT gene encoding glycine cleavage system aminomethyltransferase GcvT produces the protein MRETALNSIHKELGAKMVEFAGWQMPVQYEGLRQEHLAVRSSAGLFDVSHMGEIEVIGKDAIDFCQWVTTNDVKKVQDGQAQYTLLCNEHGGVVDDVIIYKFSDEHFLYCVNASNSDKDFAWIKKEEAKFDVEVTDVSAQYSQIAIQGPEAIAILTSAIETNLDHIRKFRFDLISWSGFEMIVARTGYTGEEGFEIFLPWDKAPLLWRKLLETGADSGIKPCGLGARDTLRIDMAYSLYGHEIDGDINPLEAGLNRYIKLDTDDFIGKKALVESLENGLENNLVGFELLDRGIPRQGYGIFIDGSNVGNVTSGTLSPSLEKSIGLGYLNNKVEHDNTIQIEIRGSLRDARIVSIPFYKK, from the coding sequence GGCAGATGCCTGTACAATATGAAGGTCTAAGACAGGAGCATCTGGCTGTAAGAAGCTCTGCCGGACTTTTTGACGTAAGCCATATGGGCGAGATTGAGGTTATAGGGAAAGACGCTATCGATTTTTGCCAGTGGGTTACAACTAACGATGTGAAGAAAGTGCAGGATGGCCAAGCGCAATACACTCTGCTTTGTAATGAGCACGGCGGAGTTGTTGATGATGTAATTATCTATAAATTCTCAGACGAGCATTTTTTATATTGCGTAAATGCGTCAAACAGCGACAAGGATTTTGCATGGATTAAAAAGGAAGAAGCCAAATTTGATGTCGAAGTAACTGATGTGAGCGCTCAATACTCTCAAATCGCCATTCAAGGCCCAGAGGCCATTGCAATCTTAACAAGTGCAATTGAGACTAATTTAGATCACATAAGAAAATTTAGATTCGATCTTATTAGTTGGTCTGGTTTTGAGATGATAGTTGCCCGCACAGGATATACGGGGGAGGAGGGCTTTGAAATCTTTTTGCCCTGGGATAAAGCGCCGCTCTTATGGAGAAAACTGCTTGAGACTGGGGCAGATTCAGGCATTAAACCCTGTGGTCTAGGAGCGCGAGATACGCTTAGGATAGATATGGCTTATTCTCTTTATGGGCACGAGATTGATGGTGACATAAACCCTTTAGAAGCTGGGCTTAATCGCTATATAAAGCTCGATACTGATGACTTTATCGGAAAGAAGGCTCTGGTAGAGTCATTAGAAAATGGACTTGAAAATAACCTAGTGGGATTTGAATTGCTTGACCGTGGAATTCCCCGCCAGGGTTACGGTATATTTATTGATGGTAGTAATGTAGGTAATGTAACAAGCGGAACTTTATCCCCAAGTCTTGAAAAATCGATCGGCTTGGGTTATTTAAATAATAAAGTAGAGCATGATAACACAATACAAATTGAAATAAGAGGCAGCCTAAGGGATGCTCGTATAGTTAGTATCCCCTTTTATAAAAAGTAG